From a single Nicotiana tomentosiformis chromosome 2, ASM39032v3, whole genome shotgun sequence genomic region:
- the LOC138904241 gene encoding uncharacterized protein has translation MGSSPQSVDTLASVTTTTNAPAPAVTIVWRRAVIIALFAKNKLGFIDGTLVVPKADSRIQQVWARCNDMVLSWLLNSLSKEIAESVLYSQSTNDLWSDLEDRFSQANGAKLFQPQKQLSSVVQGNSSAATYLTKMKSLWDKLDVHNTFSACVCECGAKVKSLKAHQDERLLHFLVGLNDIFIGVRSNILLSSPLPSIGHAYSLVIQDEKQREIHATPSY, from the exons ATGGGTTCTTCACCACAGTCAGTTGATACTCTAGCTTCTGTTACTACCACCACCAATGCTCCTGCACCTGCAGTTACCATTG TTTGGAGAAGGGCAGTCATTATTGCCTTGTTTGCAAAGAACAAGCTGGGATTTATCGATGGTACCCTGGTTGTCCCTAAGGCTGATTCTAGAATCCAGCAAGTTTGGGCTAGATGCAATGACATGGTACTTTCATGGCTGCTCAACTCCTTGTCCAAAGAGATTGCTGAGAGTGTTCTCTATTCACAAAGTACAAATGATTTATGGAGTGATCTGGAAGACAGATTTAGTCAAGCAAATGGAGCAAAATTGTTCCAACCACAAAAGCAGCTAAGTTCAGTGGTGCAAGGAAATTCAAGTGCGGCAACTTACTTAACCAAAATGAAGAGCCTATGGGATAAACTAGATGTACACAACACATTTTCTGCTTGTGTTTGTGAGTGTGGAGCAAAAGTCAAAAGCTTGAAAGCACACCAAGATGAGAGACTACTGCACTTCCTAGTGGGACTGAATGACATATTTATTGGGGTAAGGAGCAACATTTTGTTGTCATCACCTTTACCTTCCATTGGACATGCATACTCTCTTGTGATTCAAGATGAGAAACAGAGGGAGATACATGCTACCCCTTCATACTGA